From the genome of Vulpes vulpes isolate BD-2025 unplaced genomic scaffold, VulVul3 u000000670, whole genome shotgun sequence, one region includes:
- the LOC140597336 gene encoding uncharacterized protein, producing the protein MLVQKESVEAQKHLHLWAWRTRWRRARALTRSLPPPPVLSPVSPDPRPRPDARCQVPGSSQPPGGPCARRSSEDLPGSCPRGSRPGTSAAAASERDRVVLCTHHRVHAHACTRQRGRRCKRCRGGGVTRARPGGALAGGARDLAALGCPGRRVPPGPSRPAGVARASAPSAGCAGAGSRRPWAGPGRGAPGTRQPRVTSERAAGGPGDAARWHLRGAAGGQRPRIPTSPSPTLRIPTSCIPASPRPTLRVPAPCVPEPCATHPRAPHPCIPSSPLPASPRIPPPASSPHPPSRILTASPSPYHPSPHPPSPYPPPRIPLPASPLPASLYPLIPPPRIPLPASPSPHPPPRIPLPASPRIPLPASRRQGLPCTAARRLGAGTWVSEPRSLTLGRAERRSRGAVGRPRACPRCRELKEMVLPGKRSAVFYEKSDQGNAYFELMYFLVCLTWIH; encoded by the exons ATGCTCGTTCAAAAGGAGTCGGTCGAGGCGCAGAAGCACCTGCACCTCTGGGCCTGGAGGACCCGGTGGCGCCGTGCCAGGGCCCTGACtcgctccctgcctccccctcccgtCCTGTCCCCCGTGTCCCCAGACCCTCGGCCCCGGCCAGAtgccaggtgccaggtgccaggctcgTCACAGCCTCCAGGCGGCCCCTGCGCCAGGCGCTCATCCGAGGATCTGCCGGGCTCCTGCCCTCGCGGTTCACGCCCAGGAACAAGCGCTGCGGCCGCGTCTGAAAGGGACCGGGTAGTACTTTGCACGCACCACCGCGTgcacgcacacgcatgcacac GGCAGCGCGGGAGGCGGTGCAAGcgctgcaggggggggggggtgacccgAGCACGACCCGGGGGTGCGCTCGCGGGCGGGGCGCGTGACCTCGCGGCACTCGGCTGTCCGGGCCGACGTGTCCCACCTGGGCCTTCCCGCCCGGCAGGCGTGGCCCGGGCGTCCGCTCCCTCCGCAGGCTGCGCTGGCGCGGGTTCAAGGCGCCCTTGGGCAGGGCCCGGCAGGGGCGCCCCGGGGACCCGCCAGCCTCGCGTCACCTCCGAGCGGGCGGCTGGAGGCCCCGGGGACGCCGCCAGGTGGCACCTGCGAGGCGCGGCCGGAGGGCAGCGGCCCCGCATCCCCACATCTCCGAGTCCCACACTCCGCATCCCCACGTCCTGCATCCCCGCATCCCCGCGCCCCACACTTCGCGTCCCCGCGCCCTGCGTCCCCGAGCCTTGCGCCACGCATCCCCGCGCCCCGCATCCCTGTATCCCCTCATCCCCCCTCCCCGCATCCCCCCGCATCCCCCCTCCCGCATCCTCACCGCATCCCCCCTCCCGCATCCTCACCGCATCCCCCTCCCCGTATCACCCCTCCCCGCATCCCCCCTCCCCGTATCCCCCTCCCCGCATCCCCCTCCCCGCATCCCCCCTCCCCGCATCCCTGTATCCCCTCATCCCCCCTCCCCGCATCCCCCTCCCCGCATCCCCCTCCCCGCATCCCCCTCCCCGCATCCCCCTCCCCGCATCCCCCCGCATCCCCCTCCCCGCATCCCGCCGCCAGGGGCTGCCGTGCACCGCGGCCCGCCGGCTGGGAGCGGGGACCTGGGTCTCGGAGCCCCGGTCCCTGACACTTGGACGCGCGGAGCGCAGGTCCCGCGGCGCAGTCGGGCGGCCGAGGGCGTGTCCCCGCTGCCGAG